A window of Lytechinus pictus isolate F3 Inbred chromosome 7, Lp3.0, whole genome shotgun sequence contains these coding sequences:
- the LOC129264563 gene encoding alpha-ketoglutarate-dependent dioxygenase alkB homolog 6-like isoform X3 has protein sequence MDISSASEGGMSLNEYRVKNVYTAPKPKWTQLSNRRLQNWGGLPHPKGMIAEEVPKWLDVYANKIAELGVFGDHIPNHVLVNEYQSGQGIMPHEDGPLFYPVVSTISLGSHTFLDLYKKREMNNGDLQQSSDEGIQNNLDFSEPCFSLLLEPCSLLILQDSMYTDHLHGIAERTTDIITSSVANLSATGYQVDQEIKRTCRVSLTIRYFPKTLKFKLKFGKR, from the exons ATGGATATTTCATCAGCATCTGAAGGGGGGATGTCACTGAACGAATACAGAGTAAAGAAT GTCTATACAGCCCCCAAGCCAAAATGGACCCAACTATCCAATAGACGTCTTCAAAACTGGG GTGGCCTACCTCATCCTAAAGGAATGATTGCAGAGGAAGTACCAAAG tGGTTGGATGTGTATGCTAATAAGATTGCAGAACTAGGTGTGTTTGGAGATCATATACCAAACCATGTCCTTGTCAATGAATACCAGTCCGGCCAAGGAATCATG CCCCATGAAGATGGCCCTCTCTTCTACCCAGTTGTATCAACTATCAGCCTTGGGTCACATACATTCCTAGACCTCTACAAAAAGAGGGAGATGAACAATGGAGATTTACAG CAATCATCGGATGAGGGGATCCAGAACAACTTGGATTTCAGTGAACCATGCTTCTCTCTTCTTCTGGAGCCATGTAGCCTCCTGATCCTACAAGATTCCATGTACACCGACCACCTACACGGCATAGCAGAGAGGACCACAGATATCATCACATCtagtgttgccaatttgagtgCCACTGGCTACCAAGTAGACCAGGAGATTAAAAGGACTTGTAGGGTGTCCCTAACCATCAGGTACTTCCCCAAgactttgaaattcaaacttAAGTTTGGAAAGAGGTGA
- the LOC129264563 gene encoding alpha-ketoglutarate-dependent dioxygenase alkB homolog 6-like isoform X1 — MDISSASEGGMSLNEYRVKNAPNMVYYIPNFVTEEEGKYLLNQVYTAPKPKWTQLSNRRLQNWGGLPHPKGMIAEEVPKWLDVYANKIAELGVFGDHIPNHVLVNEYQSGQGIMPHEDGPLFYPVVSTISLGSHTFLDLYKKREMNNGDLQQSSDEGIQNNLDFSEPCFSLLLEPCSLLILQDSMYTDHLHGIAERTTDIITSSVANLSATGYQVDQEIKRTCRVSLTIRYFPKTLKFKLKFGKR, encoded by the exons ATGGATATTTCATCAGCATCTGAAGGGGGGATGTCACTGAACGAATACAGAGTAAAGAAT GCTCCCAACATGGTATACTACATCCCAAACTTTGTAACAGAAGAAGAAGGCAAATATCTATTGAATCAG GTCTATACAGCCCCCAAGCCAAAATGGACCCAACTATCCAATAGACGTCTTCAAAACTGGG GTGGCCTACCTCATCCTAAAGGAATGATTGCAGAGGAAGTACCAAAG tGGTTGGATGTGTATGCTAATAAGATTGCAGAACTAGGTGTGTTTGGAGATCATATACCAAACCATGTCCTTGTCAATGAATACCAGTCCGGCCAAGGAATCATG CCCCATGAAGATGGCCCTCTCTTCTACCCAGTTGTATCAACTATCAGCCTTGGGTCACATACATTCCTAGACCTCTACAAAAAGAGGGAGATGAACAATGGAGATTTACAG CAATCATCGGATGAGGGGATCCAGAACAACTTGGATTTCAGTGAACCATGCTTCTCTCTTCTTCTGGAGCCATGTAGCCTCCTGATCCTACAAGATTCCATGTACACCGACCACCTACACGGCATAGCAGAGAGGACCACAGATATCATCACATCtagtgttgccaatttgagtgCCACTGGCTACCAAGTAGACCAGGAGATTAAAAGGACTTGTAGGGTGTCCCTAACCATCAGGTACTTCCCCAAgactttgaaattcaaacttAAGTTTGGAAAGAGGTGA
- the LOC129264563 gene encoding alpha-ketoglutarate-dependent dioxygenase alkB homolog 6-like isoform X2 — MVYYIPNFVTEEEGKYLLNQVYTAPKPKWTQLSNRRLQNWGGLPHPKGMIAEEVPKWLDVYANKIAELGVFGDHIPNHVLVNEYQSGQGIMPHEDGPLFYPVVSTISLGSHTFLDLYKKREMNNGDLQQSSDEGIQNNLDFSEPCFSLLLEPCSLLILQDSMYTDHLHGIAERTTDIITSSVANLSATGYQVDQEIKRTCRVSLTIRYFPKTLKFKLKFGKR; from the exons ATGGTATACTACATCCCAAACTTTGTAACAGAAGAAGAAGGCAAATATCTATTGAATCAG GTCTATACAGCCCCCAAGCCAAAATGGACCCAACTATCCAATAGACGTCTTCAAAACTGGG GTGGCCTACCTCATCCTAAAGGAATGATTGCAGAGGAAGTACCAAAG tGGTTGGATGTGTATGCTAATAAGATTGCAGAACTAGGTGTGTTTGGAGATCATATACCAAACCATGTCCTTGTCAATGAATACCAGTCCGGCCAAGGAATCATG CCCCATGAAGATGGCCCTCTCTTCTACCCAGTTGTATCAACTATCAGCCTTGGGTCACATACATTCCTAGACCTCTACAAAAAGAGGGAGATGAACAATGGAGATTTACAG CAATCATCGGATGAGGGGATCCAGAACAACTTGGATTTCAGTGAACCATGCTTCTCTCTTCTTCTGGAGCCATGTAGCCTCCTGATCCTACAAGATTCCATGTACACCGACCACCTACACGGCATAGCAGAGAGGACCACAGATATCATCACATCtagtgttgccaatttgagtgCCACTGGCTACCAAGTAGACCAGGAGATTAAAAGGACTTGTAGGGTGTCCCTAACCATCAGGTACTTCCCCAAgactttgaaattcaaacttAAGTTTGGAAAGAGGTGA